A genomic region of Methanosarcina thermophila TM-1 contains the following coding sequences:
- a CDS encoding 50S ribosomal protein L2 yields MGKRLISQNRGRGTPTYRAPSHKYKAELKHPRVDENTSIQGKVIDIEHDPARSAPIAKVRFENGEELLMLAPEGIALGDTIKCGDDAEIKPGNIVPIGNVPEGFFICNIESKPNDGGKFVRSSGVYATVVTHEPNRTAVAMPSGTIKWLNPKCRAVVGIVAGGGRVDRPWLKAGKKYHKLKTRAAKYPRVSGIAMNPRDHPFGGGAWKHPGKPITVSRNAPPGRKVGLIAARRTGMKR; encoded by the coding sequence ATGGGTAAAAGATTAATATCACAGAACAGGGGCAGAGGCACTCCAACCTACAGAGCTCCTTCTCACAAATACAAGGCAGAACTGAAGCATCCCCGTGTTGATGAAAACACATCGATCCAGGGGAAAGTCATTGATATCGAGCATGACCCTGCTCGCTCAGCTCCGATTGCAAAAGTTCGCTTTGAAAATGGAGAAGAGCTTCTCATGCTGGCTCCCGAAGGGATAGCATTAGGGGACACAATAAAGTGTGGAGACGATGCCGAGATTAAGCCTGGAAACATAGTTCCTATCGGGAATGTGCCTGAAGGTTTCTTTATCTGCAATATCGAGTCAAAGCCAAATGATGGCGGTAAATTCGTACGCTCGTCAGGAGTATACGCAACTGTCGTGACTCATGAGCCTAACAGGACTGCAGTGGCAATGCCCTCAGGTACCATTAAATGGCTTAATCCAAAGTGCAGAGCAGTTGTTGGTATTGTTGCAGGCGGTGGCAGGGTTGATAGACCATGGCTTAAAGCTGGAAAGAAATACCATAAACTGAAAACAAGAGCTGCAAAGTATCCCAGGGTTTCAGGTATTGCCATGAACCCGCGCGACCACCCGTTCGGTGGAGGTGCCTGGAAGCACCCGGGCAAGCCCATAACGGTTAGCAGAAATGCTCCGCCCGGAAGAAAGGTCGGACTGATTGCAGCCAGAAGAACCGGAATGAAGCGCTGA
- the rpl4p gene encoding 50S ribosomal protein L4, producing the protein MATAKTLDLTGKVIREIELPDVFDVDYRPDLIKKAVLAAQANRLQPYGPRLYAGMDTSARSWGSGRGVAQVPRLVNSSRAARVPQARGGRRAHPPKPEADRSEKINIKERRYAIRSAIAATRDPTLVSLRGHIFDAELPIVAENAFEDLEKTKQVIEFLQAIGVYDDVLRAKYGKHIRAGRGKLRGRKYKNKKSILIVAGEDAPILKAARNLAGVDVTTVDSLNAELLAPGTHAGRLTIWTESAIKKLEGAFQ; encoded by the coding sequence ATGGCTACAGCAAAAACATTAGACCTTACAGGAAAGGTTATCAGGGAAATCGAGCTGCCTGATGTGTTTGATGTGGACTACCGCCCTGATCTGATCAAAAAGGCAGTGCTTGCGGCACAGGCAAACAGGCTTCAGCCCTACGGTCCCCGTCTCTATGCAGGAATGGACACTTCTGCAAGATCCTGGGGTTCAGGACGTGGAGTTGCCCAGGTACCAAGGCTTGTAAACAGCAGCAGAGCTGCAAGAGTTCCGCAAGCAAGAGGTGGAAGAAGAGCCCACCCACCAAAGCCTGAGGCTGACAGGAGTGAGAAAATCAATATCAAGGAACGCCGCTATGCAATCCGCTCTGCAATCGCAGCAACCAGAGACCCAACCCTCGTAAGCCTTAGAGGTCACATCTTTGATGCCGAGCTTCCGATCGTTGCAGAAAACGCTTTCGAAGACCTTGAAAAGACAAAGCAGGTAATAGAATTCCTGCAGGCTATCGGAGTCTATGACGATGTGCTCAGGGCAAAATACGGAAAGCATATCCGTGCAGGTCGTGGAAAACTCAGAGGCAGGAAATACAAGAATAAAAAGAGTATCCTTATTGTTGCAGGGGAAGATGCCCCTATCCTGAAGGCTGCAAGAAACCTTGCAGGAGTAGACGTTACAACTGTGGACTCACTGAATGCCGAGCTGCTCGCACCTGGTACACATGCAGGGCGCCTTACTATCTGGACAGAATCCGCAATTAAGAAACTGGAAGGTGCATTCCAATGA
- a CDS encoding 30S ribosomal protein S19 yields MAKKSSSKLPKRKGEYTYRGKTISELQEMSLEEFAELLPSRERRSIKRGFTEGQKKVLHKFKEGKKIRTHHRDMIVLPEMIGQTIEIHNGKTFVSVDLQPEMIGHRFGEFAPTRSRVVHGSAGVGATRSSKFVPLK; encoded by the coding sequence ATGGCTAAAAAATCATCATCAAAATTACCAAAGAGAAAGGGTGAATATACTTACCGCGGGAAAACCATCTCAGAACTTCAGGAAATGAGTCTTGAAGAGTTTGCAGAACTCCTGCCCTCAAGAGAACGCAGGAGCATCAAACGCGGGTTCACGGAAGGACAGAAAAAAGTCCTGCACAAGTTCAAGGAAGGAAAGAAGATCAGAACTCATCACAGAGACATGATTGTCCTTCCGGAAATGATTGGACAGACTATTGAAATCCACAATGGGAAAACCTTCGTAAGTGTGGATCTCCAGCCTGAGATGATCGGGCACCGCTTTGGGGAATTCGCACCCACAAGATCAAGAGTTGTACACGGTAGTGCCGGTGTGGGAGCAACCCGTTCAAGCAAGTTCGTGCCGCTGAAATGA
- a CDS encoding 50S ribosomal protein L22 → MARIDYSVKADPETTSKAMGSELHISPKKSREICCKIKGMKVPEARKFLEDVIALKQAVPFKRHHDGAGHRKGPMAAGRYPVNASKEILKVLKNAESNAEYKGLEPANMVISHAAIQRGRTIRGFMPRARGRATPKDTETVNIEMILSEVR, encoded by the coding sequence ATGGCAAGAATTGATTATTCAGTTAAGGCAGACCCTGAGACCACCTCTAAGGCTATGGGTTCTGAACTACATATTTCGCCTAAAAAGTCCCGTGAAATCTGCTGCAAAATTAAGGGCATGAAAGTCCCCGAAGCAAGAAAGTTTTTAGAAGATGTAATTGCTTTAAAACAGGCTGTACCCTTCAAGAGGCACCATGATGGAGCAGGACACAGAAAAGGTCCGATGGCTGCAGGCAGGTACCCTGTCAATGCTTCCAAAGAGATCCTCAAGGTTCTGAAGAATGCAGAAAGCAATGCCGAATATAAGGGTCTTGAGCCCGCAAACATGGTCATATCCCACGCTGCTATCCAGCGCGGAAGGACAATTCGCGGGTTCATGCCAAGGGCAAGAGGAAGAGCCACTCCTAAAGACACAGAAACTGTAAATATCGAGATGATTCTTTCCGAGGTGCGCTGA
- a CDS encoding glucose-6-phosphate isomerase family protein, which translates to MKPLIFGETTRVPDVRTLYDMREVIADKQWLKTAENFELYYMYRELARSKEELELMQEFGLRYDITVIPPAKLGKEYIKTAGHYHPKIPKADISYSEIYQVLEGSAVYILQKAGGGLKIADVIAVEAQKGDIVFIPPDYGHITINRSEKVLKMANWVSRDFSSLYEPVRQFGGGAYFLLEEGFVRNPNYCFVPEIRRLEPKGAELLGLSKGEDMYELVENLQALRFLKEPESLTCMFETAYC; encoded by the coding sequence GTGAAACCATTAATTTTTGGGGAAACCACCCGTGTTCCAGATGTAAGAACTCTTTATGACATGAGAGAAGTCATTGCAGACAAGCAATGGCTTAAGACGGCTGAGAATTTCGAGCTATATTATATGTACAGGGAGCTTGCCCGAAGTAAAGAGGAGCTTGAACTTATGCAGGAGTTCGGACTGCGCTATGATATTACTGTCATTCCGCCAGCAAAGCTTGGGAAGGAGTACATCAAGACTGCAGGACACTATCATCCAAAGATCCCGAAGGCGGACATCTCTTATTCAGAGATTTATCAGGTGCTGGAAGGGTCTGCAGTATATATTCTCCAGAAGGCAGGAGGGGGCTTAAAAATTGCAGATGTAATCGCTGTTGAAGCTCAAAAAGGAGATATTGTTTTTATCCCTCCTGATTACGGACATATCACGATTAACAGGTCGGAAAAAGTTTTAAAAATGGCAAACTGGGTCAGTAGGGATTTTTCCTCGCTCTACGAGCCTGTCCGGCAGTTTGGAGGAGGGGCTTATTTTCTGCTTGAGGAAGGGTTTGTCAGGAATCCAAATTATTGTTTTGTGCCGGAAATCAGGAGGCTTGAACCAAAAGGAGCTGAACTGCTCGGGCTTTCGAAAGGAGAAGACATGTATGAGCTGGTAGAAAATTTGCAGGCTCTCAGGTTCCTCAAAGAGCCAGAATCTTTGACCTGTATGTTTGAAACCGCCTACTGCTGA
- the rfbD gene encoding dTDP-4-dehydrorhamnose reductase, whose protein sequence is MVVGTIKTLILGAGGMLGSDLCKAFPEAVKFTHKDLDITSRKQVLEAIREINPDVVINAAAYTDVDGCEDNQELAYEVNGDGPGNIAEACSIVGAKLVHFSTDYVFDGSKKEYTESATPNPINVYGYSKLLGEKKITENVDDFRIIRISWLFGTHGKNFVDTMLKLSREMDTVKVVNDQFGKPTYTVDLAAKVKEIIGLEPGIYHITNDGICSWYEFASSIIDNVIPCTSEEFPRKAKRPKYSVLANTKTEPMRHWKEALKDYLKERSA, encoded by the coding sequence ATGGTGGTGGGAACCATTAAAACACTAATTCTTGGTGCCGGCGGGATGCTTGGCTCAGATCTTTGCAAAGCTTTTCCTGAAGCAGTTAAGTTTACTCACAAAGATCTCGATATCACAAGCCGGAAGCAGGTTCTGGAAGCTATCAGGGAAATCAATCCGGATGTTGTGATCAATGCTGCCGCCTACACTGATGTAGACGGCTGCGAGGATAACCAGGAACTGGCGTATGAAGTAAATGGAGATGGACCCGGAAATATTGCAGAAGCCTGTTCTATTGTCGGAGCTAAACTGGTTCATTTCAGTACTGACTATGTTTTTGACGGATCTAAGAAGGAGTATACAGAATCCGCCACTCCAAACCCGATTAATGTCTATGGATATTCAAAACTTCTTGGTGAAAAGAAAATAACTGAAAATGTGGACGATTTCAGGATTATTAGAATTTCCTGGCTTTTTGGCACCCATGGCAAAAATTTCGTTGATACCATGCTGAAGCTATCCAGAGAAATGGATACTGTAAAAGTAGTCAATGACCAGTTCGGCAAACCTACCTACACAGTAGACCTTGCTGCAAAAGTAAAAGAGATAATTGGACTCGAACCAGGGATTTACCATATTACAAACGATGGGATCTGTTCCTGGTACGAATTTGCCTCTTCGATTATTGATAACGTAATTCCCTGTACAAGTGAAGAATTCCCGAGAAAAGCAAAAAGACCGAAGTACTCAGTTCTTGCAAATACTAAAACTGAACCCATGAGGCACTGGAAAGAAGCACTTAAAGACTATCTAAAGGAGAGAAGCGCATGA
- the rfbC gene encoding dTDP-4-dehydrorhamnose 3,5-epimerase, with product MNLIKTKIEDLVIIEPKIFTDDRGYFFESYNKKKLEVLTGKQYNFVQDNESKSSYGVIRGLHYQLAPYSQAKLVRVLKGKVYDVAVDLRKNSPTFGEWVGVELSAENKRQFLIPKGFAHGFSVLSETAVFTYKCDEYYHPEAEAGIIYNDSSLRIDWKVPEKDIKLSEKDKLLPEFGNAKMNF from the coding sequence ATGAATCTGATAAAAACCAAAATAGAAGATCTCGTGATAATAGAACCAAAGATATTCACAGACGACCGCGGCTATTTTTTTGAGAGTTACAATAAGAAAAAGCTGGAGGTGTTAACGGGAAAACAGTATAACTTCGTTCAGGACAATGAATCCAAATCTTCGTATGGAGTTATCCGGGGACTTCACTACCAGTTAGCCCCTTACAGCCAGGCAAAACTTGTGAGAGTTCTCAAAGGAAAAGTTTATGACGTTGCCGTAGACCTGAGAAAAAATTCACCTACTTTTGGAGAATGGGTAGGGGTAGAACTTTCCGCAGAGAACAAAAGACAATTTTTAATCCCAAAAGGCTTTGCTCACGGTTTTTCCGTCCTAAGCGAAACTGCAGTTTTTACGTACAAATGTGATGAATACTATCACCCTGAAGCTGAAGCTGGCATAATTTACAATGATTCTTCCTTAAGAATTGACTGGAAAGTCCCTGAGAAAGACATAAAACTTTCAGAGAAAGACAAACTCCTGCCAGAATTTGGAAATGCTAAAATGAATTTTTAA
- the rpl3p gene encoding 50S ribosomal protein L3, producing MASIHRPKRGSLAFSPRKRAKSHIPRFRAWPEATGEPRLQSFAGYKVGMTHVIMIDDTKNSLTQGMEISVPVTVIETPAIRVAAIRAYAEDSTGEKAVAEAWAADLDPELKRRIPVPAAGNMAENLEKIEKMIEEGKISDIRAITYTLPKNITGVPKKKPDIMESGISARDLKTKFEYAKSILGTLVSVTDVFKAGTLVDTAAITTGKGTQGPVKRWGIQLMKSKHSRQGSLRQVGTLGPWHPARVSWRVPQMGQMGYHQRTEFNKRILKIGSDGEEVTPEGGFINYGIVRGDYVLIKGSVPGPSKRLIRLRDPIRAKKADLGEPNILHISRESKQG from the coding sequence ATGGCAAGCATACACCGACCAAAACGAGGTTCCCTCGCATTCAGCCCGCGCAAAAGGGCAAAGAGCCACATTCCACGGTTCAGAGCCTGGCCGGAAGCTACAGGTGAACCAAGGCTACAGAGTTTTGCAGGGTACAAGGTGGGCATGACCCACGTGATCATGATTGATGACACAAAGAACAGCCTTACCCAGGGTATGGAAATATCCGTACCTGTAACTGTCATTGAAACTCCTGCAATAAGGGTCGCAGCCATCCGGGCATATGCAGAAGACAGCACCGGAGAAAAGGCAGTCGCTGAGGCATGGGCAGCAGACCTTGACCCTGAACTCAAGCGCAGGATCCCTGTACCAGCAGCTGGAAACATGGCTGAAAATCTTGAGAAAATTGAAAAAATGATCGAAGAAGGCAAGATAAGCGATATCAGAGCAATTACTTACACCCTGCCAAAGAACATTACCGGGGTTCCCAAAAAGAAGCCTGACATTATGGAATCCGGAATCAGTGCCAGAGATCTCAAAACCAAATTCGAGTACGCAAAGTCAATCCTCGGCACTCTTGTAAGCGTTACTGACGTTTTCAAAGCCGGAACACTTGTAGATACAGCTGCTATCACCACCGGTAAAGGTACTCAGGGTCCTGTCAAACGCTGGGGCATTCAGCTTATGAAAAGCAAGCACTCCAGACAGGGCAGCCTCAGGCAGGTTGGTACCCTTGGTCCATGGCATCCTGCCCGGGTCTCGTGGAGAGTTCCTCAGATGGGTCAGATGGGGTACCACCAGAGAACCGAGTTCAACAAGCGTATTCTCAAGATCGGATCAGATGGGGAAGAAGTTACTCCTGAAGGCGGTTTCATAAATTACGGTATTGTCCGTGGAGACTATGTGCTCATTAAAGGCAGTGTACCCGGACCATCAAAGAGGCTTATCAGACTCAGAGACCCAATCAGGGCAAAGAAAGCCGACCTTGGCGAACCGAACATACTTCACATAAGCAGGGAATCCAAGCAGGGGTGA
- a CDS encoding TIGR04279 domain-containing protein — protein MNKKTGMSEINCRKWILSLVVLICIFSLISVSTAFSEKESGIVSIEKKGESVVLADHSESPTEGGWITLSGGKEIQLPQPLNFTYYGVKKLDGEGAKIKIKQSNPKLKKGNNTELTFTYPYSTHPFYTEDQSVIMSFNGSSDFKKQDVEIYLIKGFNVRSTGEILIDLADNKTMSLEEAFNKGTNFSTPISATLDKNGDLAEPLTFDSLEPGCYGILITLADDKNKKDKFEKGEKYKKGEKTEKEKKSKMKKVILSATCFEVLDYELEMDAADTLEKGEDLEVNLSLKGAPVDGNFTYGAALIKKEAYRADINLSTNGTRAGTDVFINEIGIARDLGINSTNYESKLNRDELSNNIQTLIGEGNGTISIGEENQSTLSLMTYDLLPGDYLLFTGAYEPGKGIVSIDQKELTIFAAGTSQTEPDQDSEKELNSKPDSSSGLWKNLQDRF, from the coding sequence TTGAATAAGAAAACAGGAATGAGTGAAATAAATTGTAGAAAATGGATATTGAGCCTGGTGGTTTTGATCTGCATTTTCTCACTTATTTCCGTGTCAACAGCATTTTCGGAAAAAGAATCCGGAATTGTAAGTATTGAGAAGAAAGGAGAAAGCGTCGTTTTAGCAGACCACAGTGAGAGCCCTACTGAAGGCGGCTGGATTACGCTTAGCGGAGGAAAAGAAATCCAGCTCCCACAGCCTCTTAATTTTACTTATTATGGAGTAAAGAAGCTGGATGGAGAGGGAGCAAAAATTAAAATAAAACAGTCAAATCCAAAATTAAAGAAAGGAAACAATACTGAACTGACATTTACGTATCCATATTCCACACATCCTTTTTACACTGAAGACCAGAGCGTAATAATGAGCTTTAACGGCTCTTCAGATTTCAAGAAGCAGGATGTGGAGATTTACCTTATTAAGGGATTTAATGTACGTTCCACTGGAGAGATCCTTATTGATCTTGCGGATAATAAAACAATGAGCCTGGAAGAAGCTTTTAACAAAGGCACGAATTTCTCTACCCCAATAAGTGCAACCCTAGATAAAAACGGAGACCTAGCTGAGCCCCTTACTTTTGATTCCCTTGAGCCAGGGTGCTACGGCATCCTCATAACGCTTGCTGATGATAAGAACAAAAAGGACAAATTTGAGAAAGGAGAGAAATACAAGAAAGGAGAAAAAACTGAGAAGGAAAAAAAATCCAAGATGAAAAAAGTGATCCTCTCCGCAACCTGCTTTGAAGTTCTTGACTACGAACTAGAAATGGATGCAGCAGACACACTTGAAAAAGGTGAAGATCTTGAGGTTAACCTGAGCCTCAAAGGTGCGCCTGTCGATGGGAACTTCACATACGGTGCTGCACTTATAAAGAAAGAAGCTTATAGAGCTGATATAAACCTCAGCACCAATGGAACAAGAGCCGGGACCGATGTTTTCATTAACGAAATCGGCATTGCCAGGGATCTGGGTATCAACTCCACAAACTATGAGTCCAAACTCAATAGAGATGAGCTCTCAAATAATATCCAGACCCTGATTGGGGAAGGCAACGGCACAATAAGCATAGGCGAGGAAAACCAGAGTACCCTTTCCCTGATGACCTACGATCTCCTGCCTGGAGACTACCTGCTATTTACAGGCGCTTATGAACCGGGCAAAGGCATTGTTAGCATTGATCAAAAAGAACTGACCATATTTGCAGCAGGAACTTCCCAGACAGAGCCTGACCAGGATTCTGAAAAAGAGCTGAACTCAAAACCTGACAGTAGTTCAGGTCTCTGGAAAAATTTACAAGACCGATTTTGA
- a CDS encoding 50S ribosomal protein L23 produces the protein MSSIFYPFVTEKAMMLLDQNKLQFIVDPRSNKKQIAEDVEKLYGFKVKSVRTMTTMKGTKKAILTFEDPESAHEIATRIGLM, from the coding sequence ATGAGTTCAATTTTCTATCCTTTTGTTACTGAAAAAGCGATGATGCTGCTTGATCAAAACAAGCTTCAGTTTATCGTGGATCCCAGGTCAAACAAAAAGCAGATCGCAGAAGACGTTGAGAAACTGTACGGATTCAAAGTAAAATCCGTGCGGACGATGACTACCATGAAGGGTACGAAAAAAGCAATCCTGACATTCGAAGATCCCGAATCGGCACACGAGATTGCAACCCGGATAGGACTTATGTGA
- a CDS encoding TIGR04279 domain-containing protein, with amino-acid sequence MKKKTERYNKSYGRKWKSVLVILILVFSIISVPAAGEEDNTGNGTSIGLSPERIITENDSSDSSENTGMSLTNETEEIGDTDSKKNAEPGQESTVESGNGSEEEENKIETLEPGIEANSDTQNNDAIIPESPENEPEPQEETNNSSGDQENTDKGQEPDIGLNNKTGNGENEAGNPESNTETGKGTQYGQSKYDDQEPKIVEENNTENQKTRKENSDSQTGQNNSAKTQETGKKASDPETEQNNDAKTQETGRTKETGKESSDLQTEQHDNTENRKNTTHKPVPDTEVEKGIENPPGEEVNPEQKQEAGNNIASSEDGEANVKLKEKVENGTDNKKSDLGRTDPDVRVYNRAESPKVAGIEERPETRVCNCTKTPESKKLKPEIKIIQCNWTGNLENKGVKPEIKVCYLANNTGNITGDEIVIPEIEQKGSSWNNLKFILPYRYSFRSFYTVNESVKISYQGSETLSHEKVNIYLVKAYDPGFPEKTILNGTDGNEDSLEEILSNNTEFYVQIPAVLNGNGDLPPLTLGPLSAGSYQVLITLAGNETDKPDKEEEILLANYFDVLEYRMEAKVPYTIEEGENLEVNLNLRNAPARTGYTYWAVLVRADTFETNENIPARAAVLARPVVNGVDIIRSLETGLTGNESGAGKDKIRNEIQNLIGKESGTISIGEEDQSTLSLTGIDLPPGDYILFAGAHEKGRGLAGLVQKELRISSRDSPGASLSSLSGTYLGNISSLKSQHSPFMGLSSVFGIPDTFISEEIKPHIQTKAIAHVIRNPPKIPSFLLGFTGTLLIGLAVLRKRK; translated from the coding sequence TTGAAGAAAAAAACAGAGAGATATAACAAATCATACGGCAGAAAATGGAAATCTGTATTGGTTATTTTAATTCTTGTTTTCTCAATAATCTCAGTACCAGCCGCAGGAGAAGAGGATAACACAGGAAATGGGACAAGTATCGGACTGAGTCCAGAGCGAATAATCACCGAAAATGACAGCTCAGATAGTTCAGAAAATACTGGAATGAGCCTGACAAATGAAACTGAGGAAATTGGAGATACGGACAGCAAGAAAAATGCGGAGCCGGGGCAGGAATCAACCGTAGAATCGGGTAATGGGTCAGAAGAGGAAGAGAATAAAATAGAAACACTTGAGCCGGGAATCGAGGCTAATAGTGACACACAAAATAATGATGCAATAATTCCAGAGAGCCCGGAAAATGAACCGGAGCCACAAGAGGAAACAAATAACAGCTCAGGTGATCAGGAAAATACGGACAAAGGGCAGGAGCCAGATATAGGATTAAATAACAAGACAGGTAACGGAGAAAACGAAGCTGGAAACCCTGAATCAAATACCGAAACAGGTAAAGGGACTCAATACGGACAAAGCAAGTATGATGACCAGGAACCGAAAATTGTAGAAGAGAATAACACGGAAAACCAGAAGACTAGGAAAGAAAATTCAGATTCGCAAACAGGACAGAATAACAGTGCAAAAACTCAAGAAACCGGGAAAAAAGCTTCAGATCCAGAGACAGAGCAGAATAATGATGCAAAAACTCAGGAAACCGGGAGAACTAAGGAAACCGGGAAAGAAAGTTCAGATCTACAAACAGAACAGCATGACAACACAGAAAACCGGAAAAATACCACGCACAAGCCTGTACCAGACACAGAAGTTGAAAAAGGGATAGAAAACCCGCCAGGAGAAGAGGTAAATCCTGAGCAGAAACAGGAGGCAGGAAACAACATAGCCAGCTCGGAAGACGGCGAAGCAAACGTAAAATTAAAAGAAAAAGTAGAAAATGGAACGGATAATAAAAAGAGTGACCTAGGAAGAACCGACCCAGATGTAAGAGTATACAACAGAGCAGAAAGCCCAAAAGTCGCAGGAATAGAGGAGAGACCGGAAACTAGGGTATGCAATTGCACAAAGACTCCTGAAAGTAAGAAATTGAAACCTGAGATAAAAATAATACAATGTAACTGGACAGGAAATCTGGAAAATAAAGGAGTGAAACCTGAGATAAAAGTTTGTTACCTGGCAAACAATACTGGGAATATCACAGGAGATGAAATTGTAATACCTGAGATAGAACAGAAGGGAAGTAGCTGGAATAATCTGAAATTCATACTGCCATACCGCTATTCTTTTCGTTCGTTTTATACCGTAAATGAGAGCGTGAAGATAAGCTATCAAGGATCTGAGACCCTCAGTCATGAAAAGGTGAATATATATCTTGTCAAGGCATACGATCCTGGTTTTCCTGAAAAAACCATTTTAAATGGCACGGATGGTAACGAAGATAGCCTGGAGGAAATTCTCAGTAACAATACTGAATTTTACGTCCAGATCCCTGCAGTTCTGAACGGCAACGGGGATCTGCCTCCCCTGACCCTTGGTCCTCTTTCTGCCGGAAGCTACCAGGTTCTTATAACTCTTGCAGGAAATGAGACTGATAAACCTGACAAGGAAGAAGAGATTCTTTTAGCAAATTATTTTGATGTTCTGGAGTACAGAATGGAAGCTAAAGTTCCGTATACCATTGAGGAAGGCGAAAATCTTGAGGTCAACCTGAACCTGAGGAATGCACCTGCCAGGACAGGTTACACGTATTGGGCTGTACTTGTAAGAGCAGATACATTCGAAACGAATGAGAATATCCCAGCACGGGCGGCAGTATTGGCAAGACCTGTGGTAAATGGAGTTGACATTATAAGGAGCCTGGAAACTGGTCTTACAGGAAACGAGTCAGGAGCTGGAAAAGACAAGATTAGGAACGAGATCCAGAATTTAATAGGAAAAGAAAGCGGCACAATAAGCATAGGCGAGGAAGACCAGAGTACACTTTCCCTGACAGGCATAGATCTCCCTCCAGGAGACTATATCCTCTTTGCAGGAGCCCACGAGAAAGGCAGGGGACTCGCAGGCCTAGTACAGAAAGAACTGAGAATCTCATCCAGAGACTCACCCGGCGCGAGCCTGAGTTCCCTTTCGGGAACTTATCTTGGCAATATTTCTTCATTGAAAAGTCAACACTCTCCTTTTATGGGACTCAGTTCCGTTTTCGGAATTCCAGATACGTTCATATCTGAAGAAATCAAGCCTCACATTCAGACAAAAGCAATTGCTCATGTCATAAGAAATCCACCAAAGATCCCATCCTTCCTACTAGGCTTTACAGGAACACTCCTTATAGGGCTTGCTGTATTGAGGAAAAGGAAGTAA
- the rfbB gene encoding dTDP-glucose 4,6-dehydratase yields MKLLVTGGCGFIGSNFIRYMLEKYPDYQIINLDKLTYAGNPANLKDVENNPNYSFVKGDICDPLIVNEVMKEADQVVHFAAESHVDRSIEDGSVFVRTNVLGTNTLLQSALANNIKKFIHISTDEVYGSIAEGSYTETDNLNPSSPYSSSKAGSDLLAMSYYTTYGLPVCITRCTNNFGPYQYPEKLIPFFISRLMDGKKVPVYGTGMNIRDWIYVEDHCSAVDFVLHNGSSGEIYNIRGGNELTNLEITYRLLKMLDKDESSIEYVEDRKGHDFRYSLDGSKLEKMGWKPRYDFDAALEQTVKWYVENRWWWEPLKH; encoded by the coding sequence TTGAAACTGTTGGTTACTGGCGGCTGCGGATTCATAGGCAGTAATTTTATCCGTTACATGCTGGAAAAATATCCGGATTATCAAATTATAAATCTTGATAAACTGACATATGCAGGAAACCCAGCCAACCTAAAAGATGTTGAAAATAACCCAAATTATTCTTTTGTCAAAGGTGATATCTGCGACCCTCTTATAGTCAATGAAGTAATGAAAGAAGCAGATCAGGTTGTCCATTTCGCAGCTGAAAGCCATGTTGACCGCTCAATAGAGGACGGCTCAGTTTTTGTCAGAACAAATGTGCTTGGGACAAATACCCTCCTCCAGAGCGCCCTTGCAAATAACATAAAAAAGTTCATTCATATTTCAACTGATGAAGTGTATGGAAGCATAGCAGAGGGTTCCTATACCGAAACCGATAATCTGAATCCTTCAAGCCCCTATTCTTCAAGCAAAGCAGGCTCAGATCTTCTTGCAATGTCCTACTATACAACCTATGGTCTGCCCGTTTGCATAACCCGATGCACAAACAACTTTGGGCCCTATCAGTATCCTGAAAAATTAATTCCTTTTTTCATTAGTAGATTAATGGATGGGAAAAAAGTCCCTGTTTACGGAACAGGCATGAACATTAGGGACTGGATCTATGTCGAAGATCACTGTTCTGCAGTCGACTTTGTCCTCCACAACGGCAGCAGCGGAGAAATCTACAACATAAGAGGTGGAAACGAACTTACAAACCTCGAAATTACTTACCGCCTTCTTAAAATGCTTGATAAAGACGAATCCTCAATCGAGTATGTTGAAGACCGGAAAGGTCACGATTTTAGATATTCGCTCGACGGCAGCAAACTGGAGAAAATGGGTTGGAAACCCAGATATGATTTTGATGCAGCTCTGGAACAGACGGTCAAATGGTATGTAGAAAATCGATGGTGGTGGGAACCATTAAAACACTAA